In Setaria viridis chromosome 5, Setaria_viridis_v4.0, whole genome shotgun sequence, the genomic stretch AGTGCAGGGGAACGTATGGGAAGAACGGGTAATACGGTGACGCTTGTGCGAGAGGCTGGATGTCGCGCACGGTCCTGCGAACCATATCATAGGCCATCAACATCCCCCGGCAGGCATCGAAGAGGAAGATGACATCGCCGTCCGGATGAACCGCAACGACGCCATCGTGCTCCTTGAACAGCGTCTTCCGGAACTGATCCAGCGGGCTGGCATAGTGCTTCAGCGTCCATTGCTCGgcgctccagcggcggcgctcGAGAGAGTAGACCGACAAGGAGGCGTAGCGTGAGCCCTTGTGCACGTAGAGCAACCGTCCCTGTGACCGGCCGAcgaagccgccgccgaaggTTTCTTGGCTGTGTGGAAAAACATAGGTGATCCTCCACGACGCATTTGTATCCACCGACATGACCCcgccgtcgtcgacggcgaAGTGCAGGGAGCCGTTGTGGTAGGTCGCCTGCTGGCCGGTGCACGTGACCTGGCAGCTCCACTCGGTGCTGCTGCTAGGAACCCACCTGCTGGTCTCCGACGAGTAGATCTCCACCGCCTCGACGACGAAGCGGTACTGGGAGAGGAATGGCTGGTAGTGATCCCTCTCCACCAGCTGGAACACGTGGAAGCGCGTGGAGGAGACGGCCGGGTCGAAGGCCAGCGCCGCAAGGCGGGTCCTCCGCCTCCCGTGGAGGTAGTCGGACCTGAGGCCGAAGGTGCCCGGGGCGTTGGTCGGCGCCGGCAGCTCGACCCACTTCCCGGTGGCGGGGTTGCACACGACGTacaaggaggaggacggcgacggcgacgcgcggcAGCAGcgtaggaggaggagcccgtTGCACGAGTCCAGCAGCTCCGTCTCGGTCCTCGAGAAGCTCGACGGCAGGAAGGGGAAGGCGGGGTCGACGACGTGCGCGCCGCCGGGAGGAGACGCGGCGGAGGAGAAGCGCCAGTAGGGTATGGGCGGGCAGGAGGCGTCGACGTGGAGATGGTAGAAGAAGCCCGAGACGGTCTGCGCGAGCCTGCGGCGGTGGTCGGGGTGGGAGATGAGGTCGCACCACGCGCGGCTCACGCACTTGCAGCTGCAGAGCTGCCGCACCGGAAGGCGCGACAGGATGTCCACGAAGACGTCGTCGGGGAGGTTGGCCGCCGAGAGCTTCCCGTCGTCGTCCATCACCGAGGAGGCTCGATCGGCAACTGCTCGCGAGTCGAGCGGTAACAAACTGAACGTTTGAGGGGATTCAATAACTAGATCGCTGGATTTGGATGAATGAACGAACTCCGGATTCTTGGGGACTCGAAATCCGTGTTTTGCGGACTCTCTCAGCTTGACGGGAAAGAATTAAAGATTAACCCACTATCCATCGGGTTAGCTGACTTTCGCTTGTATGGAACAGTAGCAATAGGGTTCAACATGCATGGTTATGAAGCTGAAATCATAACAATTTTCCGAGAAAAAGCAGCAGCAAACCCAACCAGCACTCCGACTTTTATCCACCCGGTTAGAGTTATCCAGCTAATTTTAGCTCTGGCTGATCCAGATAGACCCAGCCAACTGAAGTTTAGCATAACTGATCTAAAAAGTGACCTTAAATCTCTCAAGCAGGGAGACAAAGTTACTCCCTAGCACTGCTGATCCCACCAATGGGAAATCAAAATTTAACAATAGACAAGGGGTGCAAGTTGAATAGCATCTTAAAAAAATCCCACCAACTTGCAACATTAAGCATCACTATCGGAAACAGTAGATATGCCAAGTGttaaatctttgccgagtgcattatGTCAGGCACTCAGCAAACGAGCCGTTTGCCGAATGTCTCCATGTAGACACTCGGCATATATAATACATTCGGCATACATCCTAGTTGCCGAGTATCATAGagaaaatactcggcaaaaatccagacgacactcggcaactatCCAGCACGTGACTGGCATATGCGCCGTCCGTCAGGGGGCGTGCCGGTCGTTAGAACTTTGTCGAATGTTCGttatcgacactcggcaaagtactagtttgccgagtgttttctcatgacactcagcaaagtactagtttgccgagtgtttttggaggcactcggcaaagccaaaactttttttctcctctgccctccacactttttctactccccacatacaacatttgGTACTGCATGTTAAAAGTTGATCTATTTCTTGGTCTGCAcgctatatttaatgaattaatttcatttagaggaatttgttgatttaagtcaaattttaactgcaagtgattgaaataatggaataaaatgagtggaaaaatcatattcatattattgaATCCGGATTGAGTTCTCATCCagtaaatgaaaagaaatttcgaataTTTTattcagaaaacacgaccacgaacgcgtggccgaatggtttttaaattctaaaaaaagcaaacaaagtctgaaaatcacaagatttgtcaagatgtcatgatatcaTATGTGAAGGCTGTGGTacaaaattgagaaggtttcgcacaatttgTGACGTATGATCCTTACAAACTGAAGCATCTCCAGAGAAGATTCGTAGAAGttagaaggatccggtaagattctgagtccaagtgacacttgaattggggtttaacttcaaaacttttttatAGCCAATAGataacatagattggttcatgtcaaattttagaaattttttggatccgtttgataatttttatatattaactacaattatagaattttaattgatataaattcaattttagctataactgcatgaaataatggaataatattagtagaaaaatcaaatatgcattgttgagtgaatttgacaagatttTTTCAAAGTATATCGGAAAAAAGTTAGTAAAACATGTTATTGAAGGAgtatacatgaaatataagtgtactttgccgagtgtttacgttgccgagtgtttgtatATGACACTCAACAAAGCCTCACTTTGTCCAGTGTATTCTgtacaacactcggcaaagtatgtCTACAGGTCCACTACAAGGTGCGTATACCGTttgaaaattgtaaaaaaaaaataaaaaaccttTATTTTGCCGAGTGACAGATCGCGGGCACTTGGCAAATCCCCCGACTTAAGCCCCCGCTGGCCTCCTCACATGAACCCTCACGCGCCCGAAACACTTAGCCACGCCGCACTCCTgtgcacccgccgccgccgccctgtgccttctccactgccgccgccgctggcggaCGCCCCCGCTGCCCCAGCACCCTGCCCGCTGGCCCCCCGCCCGCCACCCCCGGTGCTTCGCGGCCGGTGCCCCCGCGGCCAGCACCCTGCCCTCGGTGCCCTACCCCCGGCGCGGCtaccgccgccggacgcccccTCGCCCCTCTTGGTCGGCGCCCCTCATCCCTCCCGGTAATTCTCCATTCTTTGTtgttcaagttagaaaatagaaaatagaaaatagaaaaggatagagaggtggtaggatgaattagaaattagaaaagaaatagaaattagaaaaggataGAAAAGGACTTTTTTTAgagaagatagagaggtggtaggactTTTTTTTAGAAGTTAGAAAAGGATGTTTGACTTGGCAATCTAAGTTAAAATCCATGTCAATATAATGCTATTCTACCAAACACTTTCAATAAAATCACacattttattttcaaattaatgCCACGATAGATCTTTAGATTATGCACAAGATAATCATGTATATGCAAAACCTATCGTTCTTCTGAAGCACTAGAAAATATGGACTCAAGTAAAAGTGTAAAACCACATTAAGAGTTAAGAGTTAAGACTTATGCTTCATCGACTTTTGCATAACTAATCTGCAAACAAGTTCTGCCCCTCGTGCCCCGTCCTGCCGCCGTTGGCCGCCTTGCCCTCCCGCCGTCCCACACCTTCGACTTGCCAGCCGTCATTTTTCAAGGTATAAGAGCtgtatgtggttgtcggccatcgtgccgttccgTTGGTATGGATGTGGTTGTCAGCCATCGTGtcgttttatttgatgcaggttatggaaacctccccgtgcaggggaggtgctgccgaaattttgactTGACACAACTATGTtcctttttttgcaggagaggctatgttaccgtcctcgagtcgtcactttgcaggatagcaaggtgaggcatcctacacctctctttccgtatgatgttcgtatatcacgtaacctagttaggcgtctcccgtttgaaagagatacggttggaaatatgcagatctttgcatatctataaccgtatatGTTTCGAATTATCCACATTTTTTGGACAGctcgaggatgtgtaggtgggtttagtttccatagtctattccgatccgagatagagtttcacCAGCAGCTCCCTATTGTTCttcagatacacaatctcccttcTAGGACGtatatttggagaacagcggggaggtgctgtcgaaattCTATCttgggtcggagtagaccatggaaactaaactcacctacacatcctcgggtagggttaggacctatcttcacctaatagacagtataggaaCGTGCAGATGCAAtgtgattttttatattactcgctgatatGCTAGAAGATGGATGACCGTGAGTGGATGTACATGGGCCGCTCTAGTCAGAATTCGTGACCGATGCTTTTTTGGAACGGGTGTTTGCAAGGGTCAAAGGAGCTAGATCCACTtagtgtccgtgtagcaaatgtggaaacatgcgtcggcaaaccaagctggacatgggtaaacatcttgttaagaacggatttacgtcagaatataccaggtggatctaccatggtaaAGCCGATCGTGGGAGAGACGAGGTCTTGaaacaacgcatcgaggaatatgatgatgccggggtgggagacatgttagatgactatcatgaagcacacttcgatgaagcacgtagggaggaggagccagaggctaccgcaaaggcgtattacgaaatgttgtctgcggcccttcacgggcataccaaggtttctcaactagatgccattgcacgtctaatggccgtgaagtcACAGTTTAGCTTAAGTCGAGACACCTTCGATATTATGCTAATAGTTTTTGgcagcctgctcccggagggtcacatcttgccaaagagcatgtaatAGGCACAAAAACTGTTttgtgcacttaagatgccatactcccaggatattgatgcagaaatcatgatgagggtgggagaaggcaagaagcatggccggtattGGATTGGCAATAGTGTAATCGACACGGCcactactcccactctctcccagatccgagcaaggagcacggactcgagccccgcgatacgaCCACGGTCGACCACTACACAgttacagatggaggctctccaggttATTTCTGTTTGTCTCATCATTCGTTGATTTTTACGTACCTTTTGCTTTGCATTatgacattgggatgaaatattgtaggcccaggtggaagcagAACGGAAGCAACAGGAGGACCTAGAGGTGAGGATCGAGGCAGATCGGCAGGCAGAAAGGCAGAGGTCGGAGTCGATGTTCTagtacatgcagagtgtttttGAGAGTataggtcaaactccaccacctatgccaccaaacctattccctccacctccacctcctgcagctactcctgtgagtcacttgtcaaccttacaatcaaactagaaactacaggcactagAAACTTACAATAGAAAAGTAACTTatgcaatctctttaactttatgcagaatcaatcggcgggatCCAATGCTTTCTCGGACCCATCAGCTTAGTCGCAGTGGCCATCGTTTCCTTCTCGTGACTTGTTTGAATGGCTAGTGTCTTAAGCATCTACTAGAACCTATACTTGTGGATTACTTGTTTAAACTAGAACCTCTActtgtgaatgttatttgtgtgcctgtgatgcttgtgatgcttaATATATGCATGTGATGCTTCTGTGATTGTTATTTGAGAGGGGTGAGTTAGGACACTTTGCCAAGTATTTTAGTcttaacactcagcaaagaggccAAATTCTGTTATTCTGgaccttctttgccgagtgttttgagTTTGTCGAGTGTTAATGTCAATACTTTGACGAGTGTTTTAGccataacactcggcaaaggtgccaTAAAATGCTGGCCGGTGGCGCTTCTTTGTCGAGTGTCGTAggattgacactcggcaaagaggccaaactttgctgagtgtcaaggCGACGGCACTCGGCTaaatattttgccgagtgttcttccgtttgacactcggcaacaacACCGTCACCGTGACAGTCTATTAACATTTTTTTGCCgagtcttttttgacactcggcaaaggctttgccaaATGCCCgatatttgacactcggcaaacatctgTTTGCCGGTGGAAAATTCGCCAAGTGCTGGTCGCCGagtgcgacactcggcaaagcctttttcgagtgtttttggggctttgCATAGTgtctggggcactcggcaaagctgctgtttcccgtagtgcatcAACATTTGAAACATCGATCGAAGAACTGTGTCTACAACATCAATATGGAAGCTACAAAACTATCTTACATGCTCCATTTATTTGCAACATCGAAGAGCAAATCCGCAACATAACATACACGCCTACGACAATACAAAATTTCAGACATAGCAATATAGCATGATCTCTTCAATTGTTTTCCAAAGATAGAGTTTTGAAACGGCTTGTTATagtgagaaaaaaaggaaaaatattattAACAGACCAATTGATGTAACATATCCTTCAAACTATAAGAAATCTCCGTACACATTCAAACAACAACCAACCCGTCTAAATTCATCAACATAACAAAGACACACGGACAACATTTCTAGTACACAAGTTAGCGATTTACATTGATAACGCTTATTGCAAGTACAATGGTACATACGGGAAAAAATGGCAGTTGCTCGGTGCATCTGTGAAAGTGTGTACAACCCGTGTAGTCTCACGATCCATATCATAGGCGATCAGGCTCTGCCGTCCGCTATCGAAGAGGAAAATCACATTGCAACCCGGATGGATCGCAACCACGTTGTGGTAGCGCTTCCCAAACCACATCTGCCCAGACGGATCCAGCGACCTGGTGCGGTGCTTCAAGctccaccgctcgccgccgccgctgcagtaTTCGAGAGCGTAGACCGACAGTTCACGAGGGTTGCCGGAGCCGCTGGCATCCACGTAGAGCAGGCGGTGCTGCGACtggccgacgacgccggggGCGCCGAGTGTCGCAGGGGGATCAGGGCACACGCGGGTCACCCTCCACGTCTTGCCCATGgtgtccaccgccgccaccaccaccccgccCTTCTCGGCGTCGGTGGTGGTGAGGTGCAGGAAGCCGTTGAGGTAGGCGTGCTTGCCGGCGTAGGCGAGGCGGtagctccactcgctgctgaggtAGGCGTTCTCGCCGGCGTAGGCGATGCGGTAGCTCCACGCGCTGTCCCTGCGAACCCACTCGCCGGTCTCCGACGAGTAGATCCGCACCGCCTTGATGGTGCAGCCGCCGTACTGAGAGCTGTGCTGCCCGTCGTCCTCCACCAGCTCGAAGACGTGGAAGTGCGAGGAGACAGCCGGGTCGAAGGCCAGAGCGGCAGGCCGGGGGGGCCTCTGTCTCCACTGTTGCTCGAGTGGACGTTCCCGGCGACGCCGACTAATCTCTTCTAATCGGAGCTCGATCGGGTCGGGGTCACGAGTCGGCTCCGGCGAGGGCACGGGCAGCTCGACCGCCCAGCCATGGGTGGCGGGGTTGCAGACGATGTAGCGCGGCGCTGCCACGTCGTCGTAGGCACCATGGCAGCAGcgtaggaggaggagcccgtTGCACGAGTCCAGCAGCTTCACCTGGGTCCCGTAAGGCAGGAACGGAAAGGCTTGATCGAAGCATCCGCCTCCTTCGGGAGGGCACAGGGCGGCGAAGCTCAAGTTCGTCGCCCAGGAGCCGCTGGCGCAGGCATGGTAAAAGAAGCCCGACGCGGCGTCAGTGCGCGCGAGCCTGCGGCGGTGGATGGGGCCGGAGATGAGATCGCGCCATGTCCGGGAGACACACTTGAAGCGGCGCAGCGGCCTCTCCTGCAGCCGCGCCAGGATCTCGATGACGAGGTCGTCGCTGAGGTAGGCCGCCGCGGGGTCGTTCCGCTTCCGCTTTCCCACGGCCATCATTCCGGGGCACGTGAAATCATCGATCTCTGCGATGATACGTCCGTTAAGAGCTCGTGAGACGGACGAACCGGCCGCGCCAAGAAAGATTCGATCTTGATACGACTTCGTAGCCATGCCCTCTAATAAAAGGAGATAGAAATTGTCTTCGATTCGAAGTCGGTCTCCGATCGGAAAGGATCGATCCGATTCCTTTTAGGTATTTCAGCCGGCCGTTACAAGATCACCCACCCGGgacaatttttttaataaaaaatcaaCGGCGGGCTACGAAAGTCCACCCGAacaatttttatttcttcaaAGCGGGGTTACAAGATCAGTCATACATCCTTATTGCCAAGTACGATGATCAGGATATATAATTGGatagagaaagagaaagggagaCATAAGGAATTACAAATTACAGCACAAACCCACCACactgattaaaaaaataaggaCAGAGAAGGCATAATGGGCTGAGCCAATTCAAGCTCCAAGGGACGACAACCAATGAAGCACCAGGGAAGAATCACCACGCAGCAACCTTGCATGCTAACACCACCATCTTTGCATACAAACGCCAAGCACCTTAGGAAGTCCAATTCATAACGAGGGAGGCTGGCAACGAGCAAGGATTAACCTCGACATGAAAGATTAACCCAGGAACGGGCAAGGATGAACCCGGGGACAGTAGTGAAGGATTAACACATTATCATCTGTCTCAAACCATGAATGAATGTTTGTCAGTCGACTGAACTTCAATGTACTTTATCAATTCGTGGTCATCTGTCTCAAACCTATCCATGATCAAGAACTGGGAGCTGCTGCGCCCCGTCAAGCATTTCCAGTGCTGCAA encodes the following:
- the LOC117856594 gene encoding F-box protein At5g07610; amino-acid sequence: MDDDGKLSAANLPDDVFVDILSRLPVRQLCSCKCVSRAWCDLISHPDHRRRLAQTVSGFFYHLHVDASCPPIPYWRFSSAASPPGGAHVVDPAFPFLPSSFSRTETELLDSCNGLLLLRCCRASPSPSSSLYVVCNPATGKWVELPAPTNAPGTFGLRSDYLHGRRRTRLAALAFDPAVSSTRFHVFQLVERDHYQPFLSQYRFVVEAVEIYSSETSRWVPSSSTEWSCQVTCTGQQATYHNGSLHFAVDDGGVMSVDTNASWRITYVFPHSQETFGGGFVGRSQGRLLYVHKGSRYASLSVYSLERRRWSAEQWTLKHYASPLDQFRKTLFKEHDGVVAVHPDGDVIFLFDACRGMLMAYDMVRRTVRDIQPLAQASPYYPFFPYVPLHSSEALAG
- the LOC117856595 gene encoding uncharacterized protein, with the protein product MAVGKRKRNDPAAAYLSDDLVIEILARLQERPLRRFKCVSRTWRDLISGPIHRRRLARTDAASGFFYHACASGSWATNLSFAALCPPEGGGCFDQAFPFLPYGTQVKLLDSCNGLLLLRCCHGAYDDVAAPRYIVCNPATHGWAVELPVPSPEPTRDPDPIELRLEEISRRRRERPLEQQWRQRPPRPAALAFDPAVSSHFHVFELVEDDGQHSSQYGGCTIKAVRIYSSETGEWVRRDSAWSYRIAYAGENAYLSSEWSYRLAYAGKHAYLNGFLHLTTTDAEKGGVVVAAVDTMGKTWRVTRVCPDPPATLGAPGVVGQSQHRLLYVDASGSGNPRELSVYALEYCSGGGERWSLKHRTRSLDPSGQMWFGKRYHNVVAIHPGCNVIFLFDSGRQSLIAYDMDRETTRVVHTFTDAPSNCHFFPYVPLYLQ